The following are encoded in a window of Arctopsyche grandis isolate Sample6627 chromosome 4, ASM5162203v2, whole genome shotgun sequence genomic DNA:
- the NKCC gene encoding sodium potassium chloride cotransporter produces the protein MDGRFNICKVNNGFELNEDKGSNGNLEAGTITSSLDVEYVGNRKRSLAQLTREALPRLDNYRISKRALKRPSLGELHGEIHEKDEIGDLDQKLAAAGHEHVGIKLGWIQGVLIPCLLNIWGVMLFLRLSWVVAQSGIGQSLIIIGISAIVCVITTLSLSAICTNGEVKGGGIYYIISRSLGPEFGASVGIVFAFANAVAASMNTIGFCNSLNDLLSQYDVKIIDGGNNDVRIIGCVALVIMIFICAVGMEWETKAQNFLVAIIVGAIIDFLIGTSVGPLDDDQKAKGFPGFELDVFKKNWGPDYRYSENVNQDFFSVFAIFFPSVTGIQAGANISGDLKDPAGSIPKGTLLSLLLSMFSYALFVVFAGGAALRDASGNVTDLFNGTLADCVPHCKYGLHNSYSVMQLMSSWGPFIYAGCFAATLSTALTNLLSVPRLIQALGIDRIYPGLIFFSKGYGKSGEPYRGYVLTFVVAAVFLLIAELNLIAPLISNFYLASYALINFCTFHAALIKPVGWRPTFRFYNLWLSLFGFIMCVTIMFLIDWTTSLVTFIIIFALYLIVVYRKPDVNWGSSTQAQTYKNALTSTHKMTNISEHVKNYRPQILVLSGKPHSRPPLVDLANLITKHNSLLLCADISPIKISYRKKAMNYKVGYEWLRDRKVKSFFTIVDGFGLECGAKALFQAAGIGKLTPNVLMMGYKQDWRTCPWEDLNAYFNVLHNAFDNRMAVVILRLSGGLDFSKLLGEDEVSTPAGMLTSGASTGDLTISHRVTPHSGQMMHADSNLDIMHMAQSESPSPYSSTLPNPPPTKHIMLNELKPKKKALQKQIIYQARNGAQLSKEALNKMSLFQNNQGKGTIDVWWLYDDGGLAILLPYIISTRHNWAGCKLRIFALTNRRNEMELEERNMANLLSKFRIDYSSLTMVQDITEKPKPATVQMFDGIINGFRESEVSRPDCKITDTELATLEEKTNRQLRLRELLLENSMESSLIVMSLPMPRKGTVSAPLYMAWLEVMTRDMPPFLLVRGNQSSVLTFYS, from the exons ATGGACGGAAGGTTCAATATTTGTAAAGTGAACAACGGCTTCGAATTAAACGAAGATAAAGGCAGCAATGGAAACCTGGAGGCAGGCACCATCACGTCATCTTTGGATGTGGAGTATGTGGGAAACCGGAAAAGATCTCTGGCCCAACTGACCAGAGAAGCCCTACCACGTCTGGATAATTACAGAATATCTAAGAGAGCCCTGAAGAGACCTAGTCTTGGAGAGCTACATGGAGAAATACACGAAAAG gATGAAATTGGAGATCTTGATCAAAAACTTGCTGCAGCTGGACATGAACACGTAGGAATCAAATTAGGATGGATCCAA ggAGTACTTATACCATGCCTTCTCAATATTTGGGGAGTGATGTTGTTTCTTCGGCTATCTTGGGTTGTAGCACAATCAGGCATAGGACAATCTTTAATTATAATTGGAATATCAGCTATTGTATGTGTTATAACTACACTCTCACTCTCAGCCATATGCACAAATGGCGAAGTTAAAGGAG gtggtatatattatattatatcccgTTCACTGGGTCCTGAATTTGGTGCATCTGTTGGAATAGTGTTTGCATTTGCAAATGCAGTTGCAGCCAGTATGAACACAATAGGGTTTTGTAATTCATTAAATGATTTATTGAGTCAGTATGATGTGAAGATTATCGATGGAGGGAATAATGATGTTCGGATCATTGGCTGCGTCGCTTTGGtcataatgatttttatatgtgCCGTTGGAATGGAATGGGAAACCAAAGCCCAA AATTTCCTGGTTGCTATAATCGTAGGAGCAATTATAGACTTTTTAATAGGTACGTCTGTCGGACCGTTAGATGATGATCAAAAAGCAAAAGGATTTCCAGGATTTGAAT tggacgtttttaaaaaaaattggggaCCTGACTATCGATACAGTGAAAACGTTAATCAAGATTTTTTCTCAGTATTTGCCATATTTTTCCCATCGGTTACTGGCATTCAAGCAGGTGCAAATATATCTGGTGATTTAaag GATCCGGCAGGTTCCATACCTAAAGGCACTTTATTGTCTCTTCTACTTTCAATGTTTAGCTATGCATTATTTGTTGTGTTTGCTGGAGGAGCAGCATTAAGAGATGCATCTGGAAATGTTACTGACCTTTTTAATGGCACTTTGGCCGATTGTGTTCCCCATTGTAAATATGGATTGCACAATAGTTACAGT GTAATGCAGCTAATGTCTTCGTGGGGACCTTTTATTTATGCCGGATGCTTTGCGGCCACACTCAGTACAGCTCTTACCAATCTGTTATCAGTTCCGAGATTAATTCAAGCTTTGGGCATTGACCGAATATATCCGGGTCTCATATTCTTTTCCAAAGGATATGGAAAATCGGGGGAACCTTATAGAGGATATGTTTTAACTTTCGTAGTTGCTGCCGTTTTCTTATTAATAg CTGAATTGAATTTGATTGCTCCGTTGATATCAAACTTTTATTTGGCGTCATATGCTCTCATTAACTTCTGCACTTTCCATGCTGCTCTAATTAAACCAGTAGGGTGGAGACCGACATTcagg ttttacaATCTATGGCTGAGTTTGTTTGGTTTTATAATGTGTGTGACGATAATGTTCTTAATTGATTGGACGACTTCACTTgttacatttataataatatttgcattatatttaattgtagtGTACAGAAAACCGG atgtgAACTGGGGTTCTTCGACACAAGCTCAAACATATAAAAATGCTCTAACTTCCACACATAAAATGACAAACATAAGTGAACACGTGAAAAACTATAGGCCACAAATACTGGTGCTTTCGGGAAAGCCACATTCAAGACCACCGCTAGTGGATCTTGCGAATCTTATAACAAAGCATAATTCTCTACTTCTATGTGCAGATATTTCACCG ataaaaatatcttatagaAAGAAAGCTATGAATTACAAAGTAGGATATGAGTGGCTGAGAGATAGAAAGGTGAAGTCGTTTTTTACAATTGTGGATGGTTTCGGTCTCGAATGTGGAGCAAAAGCACTTTTTCAGGCGGCCGGTATAGGAAAACTAACACCAAACGTATTGATGATGGGATACAAGCAAGATTGGAGAACGTGCCCTTGGGAAGATCTGAATGCCTATTTTAATGTGTTGCA CAACGCTTTCGATAACCGAATGGCCGTAGTTATTTTACGATTATCAGGAGGTCTTGATTTCTCCAAATTGTTAGGGGAAGACGAAGTTTCTACTCCCGCTGGTATGCTCACCAGTGGAGCATCCACTGGCGATCTCACTATCAGCCATAGGGTAACTCCACACAGCGGACAAATGATGCACGCCGACTCCAATTTGGATATTATGCATATGGCGCAAAGTGAATCACCTTCACCATACAGTAGCACATTGCCAAATC cTCCACCTACTAAGCACATTATGCTAAACGAGCTTAAGCCGAAGAAAAAAGCTCTACAAAAACAAATCATATATCAGGCTAGAAATGGAGCACAGTTATCGAAGGaagctttaaataaaatgaGTTTGTTCCAAAACAATCAAGGCAAAGGTACTATCGATGTGTGGTGGTTATACGATGATGGTGGTCTTGCCATTTTACTGCCATATATTATTTCCACTCGACACAATTGGGCAGGATGCAAATTAAGGATATTCGCTCTCACAAATAGAAGAAATGAAATGGAGCTGGAAGAAAGAaa TATGGCAAATCTCCTCTCGAAGTTTAGAATTGATTACTCTAGTTTAACAATGGTTCAAGACATAACAGAAAAGCCAAAACCAGCTACAGTACAAATGTTCGATGGCATAATAAATGGTTTCCGAGAGTCAGAAGTCTCCCGACCAG ATTGCAAAATTACTGATACTGAACTGGCTACATTGGAAGAAAAGACAAATCGACAATTGCGTTTACGAGAATTATTGTTGGAGAACTCAATGGAGTCTTCATTAATAGTCATGTCCCTTCCAATGCCTAGGAAAGGAACAGTATCTGCTCCACTGTATATGGCATGGCTGGAAGTAATGACTCGCGATATGCCACCATTCTTACTTGTAAGAGGAAATCAGTCATCGGTCTTAACTTTTTActcttaa